The Erinaceus europaeus chromosome 16, mEriEur2.1, whole genome shotgun sequence genome includes a window with the following:
- the LOC103128214 gene encoding olfactory receptor 4L1-like → MDLKNGSVVTEFVLIGFSAQWELQIFFFVTFSLIYGATVFGNILIMLTVMFSSTLHSPMYFLLGNLSFLDMCLSTVTTPKMITDLLTVHKTISLWGCMTQMFFMHLFGGAEMTLLIAMAFDRYVAICKPLHYRTIMSHKLLNGFVILSWVIGFTHTMSQMLLTVNLPFCGQNVIDNIFCDLPLVIKLACIETYTLELFVIADSGLLSFICFILLLFSYTVILVTVRQRSSGGLVKALSTLSAHIIVVTLFFGPCIFIYVWPFNSFEGNKILSVFYTVITPLLNPIIYTLRNEKMQEAMRKLRN, encoded by the exons ATGGATCTTAAAAATGGATCTGTAGTGACCGAATTTGTTTTAATAGGATTTTCTGCACAATGGGAACTCCAGATCTTCTTCTTTGTGACATTCTCCTTGATTTATGGTGCAACTGTGTTTGGAAACATTCTCATTATGCTCACAGTGATGTTTAGTTCCACCCTTCATTCCCCTATGTACTTCCTCCTTGGAAACCTCTCTTTTCTGGACATGTGTCTCTCTACTGTCACCACACCCAAGATGATCACAGACTTGCTCACTGTGCACAAGACCATCTCCTTGTGGGGCTGCATGACACAGATGTTCTTTATGCATTTGTTTGGGGGTGCAGAGATGACTCTTTTGATAGCCATGGCCTTTGACAGATATGTAGCCATCTGTAAACCCCTGCACTACAGGACAATCATGAGTCACAAGTTGCTGAATGGGTTTGTGATACTCTCATGGGTAATTGGGTTTACACACACCATGAGTCAGATGCTATTAACAGTGAACTTGCCTTTCTGTGGCCAAAATGTCATAGATAATATATTTTGTGACCTTCCCCTTGTGATTAAGCTTGCTTGTATTGAAACCTATACCCTTGAACTATTTGTGATTGCTGACAGTGGGCTGCTTTCGTTTATCTGTTTCATTCTCCTGCTTTTCTCCTACACGGTCATCCTGGTCACTGTTCGACAAAGGTCATCTGGAGGCCTCGTCAAAGCTCTGTCCACATTGTCTGCCCATATCATTGTGGTCACTCTATTCTTTGGACCTTGTATCTTTATCTATGTCTGGCCATTTAATAGTTTTGAGGGCAATAAAATCCTTTCTGTGTTTTATACTGTTATCACACCCCTACTGAATCCCATTATTTATACTCTGAGAAATGAAAAAATGCAAGAGGCTATGAGGAAATTACG gaactga